In Gymnogyps californianus isolate 813 chromosome 1, ASM1813914v2, whole genome shotgun sequence, the following are encoded in one genomic region:
- the GET1 gene encoding guided entry of tail-anchored proteins factor 1 — MAESGAWLLVLSSVFLCNALKILLPSCSSIISRLLQKDAEQESQMRAEIQNMKQELSTISMMDEFARYARLERKINKMTDKLKTHVKARTAQLAKIKWVINIVFYILQAALMISLIWKYYSEPVTVLPSKWLAPLERLVAFPTGVAGGVGITCWLVVCNKVVAIMLHPFS; from the exons ATGGCGGAGAGCGGCGCCtggctgctggtgctgagctCCGTCTTCCTCTGCAACGCTCTCAAGATCCTtctgccctcctgctcctccatc ATATCCAGACTGTTACAAAAGGATGCAGAGCAGGAATCCCAAATGAGAGCTGAAATTCAGAACATGAAGCAAGAACTCTCAACCATTAGTATGATGGATGAGTTTGCTAGATATGCCCGTCTGGAAAGAAAGATTAACAAAATGACTGACAAGCTTAAAACTCATG tgaAAGCACGAACTGCCCAATTAGCCAAAATAAAGTGGGTTATAAATATTGTATTCTACATCTTACaa GCTGCCTTGATGATCTCTCTGATTTGGAAGTACTATTCTGAGCCGGTTACAGTGCTTCCAAGCAAATGGCTTGCTCCGCTGGAGCGCCTGGTAGCTTTTCCTACAGGGGTGGCAG GTGGTGTTGGAATTACATGTTGGCTTGTGGTTTGTAATAAAGTTGTAGCTATCATGCTACACCCTTTCAGCTGA